The nucleotide sequence CCAATATAATCCCCTCCAGCGTTGCCCCCCCCTAGTGTAAACCCAACCAGCGTCCCTTCCCCACTAGTGTAAACCCAACCAGCGTCCCGTCCCCCCTAGTGTAAACCCAACCAGCGCCCCGTCCCCTAGTGCAAACCCACCCAGCGTCCCCCCCTAGTGTAAACCCAACCAGCGTCCCCCCCCACCTAGTGTAAACCCAACCAGCGTCCCCCCCACCTAGTGTAAACCCATCTAGCGTCCCCCCTAGTATAAACCCATCCAGCGTCCCCCCCCCAGTATAAACCCATCCAGCGTCCTCCCCCAGCATAAACCTATCCTATTAGGGTACACGATTAGGAAACAATTTGTGACGCTTATtgacaagggacccttctaacaagcagGGATGGTCCAAAAGCAGAGAACCCATTTTAGTGCAATCACACACAGGAAAGTATAAGGTAAATTAAAGAGACTGTcaacagattttgcaacccctatctgctattgcagcagatcggcgctgcaatgtagattacagtaacgtttttatttttaaaaaacgagcatttttggccaagttatgaccatttttgtatttatgcaaatgaggcttgcaaaagtccaagtgggcgtgcttAAAGTaacagtccaagtgggcgtgtattatgttcgttacatcggggcgtttttactacttttactagctgggcgttctgacgagaagtatcatccacttctcttcagaacgcccagcttctggcagtgcagacacaccgcGCCTTCTCGAgatatcacgctgtgacgtcactcacaggtcctgcatcgtgtcggacacatcggcaccagaggcttcagttgattccgcagcagcatcggcgttagcaggtaagtcgatgtagctacttacctgcaaacgccgatgctgctgcagaatcaactgtagcctctggtgccgatgtgtcctcgctcgtccgacacgatgcaggacctgtgagtgacgacacagcgtgatctctcgagaacacggctgtgtctgcactgccagaagctgggcgttctgaagagaagtggatgatacttctcgtcagaacgcccagctagtaaaagaagtaaaaacaccccgatgtacgcacataatacacgcccagttggacttttactttaaacacgccaagttgtacttttgcaaggctcttttgcataaatacaaaaatggtcataacttggccaaaaatgctcgttttttaaaaataaaaacgttactcttatctccattgcagcgctgatctgctgcaatagcagataggggttgcaaaatctggtgacagagccgctttaagatAATTGCATGGTGTGCAAAACCAACAATGTGAATAGAGACTGAATAGATAGGTCAGTGATTAATCTCTTACAATCTGCTGTTTAATGCTCAATATCCGCTTAACAGGCCAAGCAAAATCAGAACATAAATAAAATGGAATTACATTTGCTGGAAAATAAACTCATTTGATTTCATTTTGCAAAACTATTGTGTATCCTGAGTCCTATAAGAACAAAATAAGTAGGGGTCATAAACAAACCTTTATAAAAAATATTCTGCTGGTAAAGTATATCGCTCAAGGGAAAAAAGAAATACATGTCAATATTTGTCGTTCGTGCATTGAAGACGTGGtttacaaaaatgtttttatacgGAAATCTCACACAGCCCATATTATAGAAAAGCACATACAAATATTACaaataaagggatcctgtcacatAAAACATGCAGTATTACctccaggcagcatgttatagagcaggaggggcTGAACAGATTCATATATAACTTTTTGGGACAAGGATAATTTATTGTCATTTATTTATAGAAATCCCTGCTCACTGTGGGctgaagagtccagtgggcggtcctactcatgaTGCTTGGCAGCTCTTTCCGTATGCACACTAGTCAATGGTTGAGACCACCCACTGTAGAAATCCAtctttagggggagttcacacagagtttttttggcagttttttttacacggaaacaGTGCcacaaaaagctccaaaaaacatccgaaaatgcctcccatcatttcaatgggaggtggaggcgttttttccccgcgagccctatcttcaggcgtttacgcctctgacctcccattgacatcaatgggaggcaaagaaagcgtatttccaaactgaattttgaggcagattttccacctgcaaaaaactctgtgtgaacccagccttagtgagctCTATCAGGAGGCCAGCATCAAATAGCTTGGATTTTTCTTCATTTAAATCCACCGTAGTGTGAACGGAAGCTGAGGGTTTTCTAAGCGAAATCTTTGTTCTGTGAACAAGAACCTCATTCATACACTGTATTCTCACACATACAGAAGACATTCTCCGGCAAATATGCCTAACAGCATGACGGCATCTTTTCTGGTACCTGGATAACATTCCAAACCATACAAATACCTTAGCAAGAGATCTTACAATGGGGTTTTCCATAATCCCTTTCAAGAAAATAATATCGATTTCTTCTGCCCCTGTCGAAGAGGGTAGATCCGTTAACTTCTCCAAGACTTGCTGCATTGCTGTAAAGGGGGGGACGGGGGAACGGgacgaaaaaaagaaaataagccCTTTAAATTTCGTTTCCTTCAATAATGACATACTACCTAAAATTTTTGTAATTCTGCACGGAGTCAACACTTACAGACATGGTTTAACGTGTTTAAAGATAACGAACAGTGTGCCCCTTACCACCACCCGGCACATATTTGCacaaacaataaatatatatagtaaataTAAACGGTTCtagagaagaaaataaaaagtgGTCCGTGTCTAAGGTGGTTATGATGCGGCTTTGTGATACACCAAAATGTCAAGTCTGAGCTTGGCCTAAGAAGTTAGTCAATTGCATCTGAACCTCCACATCTGGCCATCAGCCACAGAAACCCCAAGTCACAGCGGTGCAGGTCATTCAGAAATGAAGTTGTCCTACTATGATCCATCCTCTAAGTGTAAAGCTGCAGTAGGACAGGTCATTATCAATGAAAGACCAGGCTGTCGTgtcacacacaaaaataataaaatagacatTTTCCAGCCACCGTATGATTTTTCAAGCACAAGACTCCTAGATCTGTTTTCACGATCTGGGGAAACTTTGTAGTCTGATAAGTATCATCATAAACGTAGTAAAAACTAAACACAAGACTAAGAAATTCAAGGGTACTGTAAGAACTATGGAGAAAACTCCTTTTAATAGTTTTTAGCAGACAGCCAAGGGAAAGAGTTTAAAGTCAATGATCACCAATTTCTAATACTAAAAGTACGAAGTCCAAATGCAAAAGCATTAAAAAATGCATTATCCTCATAAGTCCAGTATTTACAATCCGCTTAAGAGATTAACCATGTCAATCACCTGCTGCTTTCATACCGCCCTCTAGATATGGTTTATCCCTCATTAAAACATTACTACAAGGAAATGGCTTCAAGAAAACCAACAAGCACAACATTTCTGAAGATAAAGGATATGTGCACTTTTGCaaacatcaataaaaaaaatggaagcaaCTTTGCAATGTTTCAGTATTTTCAGTAAAAGGCTATTAAATGCTATCAGGCCTCAGAGCAAAACTTCCACCGCACAAACAAAGGGATTGACCGTTCTTCAGAAGAGTTACCAACCACTATGTAAGGGCTGGAAAAGTAGGACTTAATGGTCCTCAAAGTCCTAGGACTCCTGGCAGCATTAAaacagctttttacatgaaaaCGCAAAATCAAGACAGCAAACGACATATCCAGGAGCTCAGCATCCCCCTTTCTATTCAACACTGCCCTCAGATAGGAAAGCATAGCAGATCTGACAGACCACTTTAAGTAGCAGACCCTGTAATAAAAGGTTATAGTTGGTTGGCTAAAGTTCATGTTAATCTTTAATTCATGAGAATTTCACTAGTTAAATTATTTTGTTCATGTAAACTTTAACCAAGATATACTTCATTTAAAGTCCACACATACTGCTAATGTTTAGAGTTATACATAAAGCACACGAAGGTGCGTCAGGCTTGAAAAGATGCCAATTGACCAGTGCGTCTgccttttaggccttattcacctgaacgtgtccgttttgcgcacgtaaaagttCAGTGCGGCATCAGTatgtggtgcgcggctgcgtgattttcgcgcagccggcatcatctggttttatgtttacagacataaaagcaggaggtgcttttgtgttttcacacttttttttttttactactgtagcacgaatcacacgcggcacccggaagtggttCCGTGTGctaagcgcgatttgcacgcacccattgacttcaatgggtgcgtgctgtgcgaaacactggcaagtataggacatgtcgtgagttttacgcagcggacatacgctgcgtgaaaatcgcgaCCTGTCTGAACGGCCTCATTCACTTATATAGGTCTTTGCGACGCGCGTGAATTTCacgtgcgtagcacggacgtaatgtacgttcgtgtgaataaggccttaagaggATCTTGGAGGGGTTCAGTATATTCCTTGCACGAAATGCAGTTGTAAATCCACTTTACACATAATCAAGCATTTTATCACATAATCCACATAAGGAAAATCAAGACTTTTTTTCCTGCTTATTTGGGGTGTGTGGGGTGGACGGACACAGACTGACTCATCTTCGCTAAAGAGGAAGGGGGTTTATCATAAAAGTCTGATCACCAGAACTGGGGTCCCCGAGTGTCCTGGAATGGAACAGTACGTGAATGGAACAGTACTGCGCATGAACGGCCATCGCTCCattcactttttttgggggttacCAAAGATAGCGCTCAGGAGCCTATTAAGTCCTGATCTGGCAGGGCTTAGACTAGGCTACCATAAAATGTTGGCAGCCTACCCCCAGGTCCCTTAGTGACCCCCGTAAAAAGGTGTATTATCAGTCCCTTTGGGCTTAAGGGCAATGCttcaaggggaaaaaaaagaaaaagtatgcTAAATAGCTCGCCTCCAGAAGGAACACTATTCCTCTAgtgcaggggtcaggaacctttttggctaagagagccgtaaacgccacatattttgaaatataattccgcgagagccgtacaatatgtttaaagggccattgacagatcaatcgctccaatgttcacttagtacagcaaggaatgctcctccctgctgtataaagccacaactggactgaaacaatggtaattagcagtaaaaaaattaaataaataacttacattgtgagcttgcgatgcatgacatcagtccagcagtctggcttcttctttttcctgcgcatgactggaagctggcattcttcccacctgatgttgagagaatgccagctttgaggcattcgcagaagaaagaagctggaatgttggacatgtcacacaacgcattgtcagttatgtcaattatctattttattattttacagcgaattattgtttaggtccagcggtggcttagtgcagcagagaggaacactcctttgtgtactaagtgaccgctggagcaattgtatctgtcagtggcccttttaaaagtgttggtcttacagaaaatgaacaaaaaagagaggctcagacccatagggaactaaagcatttactacttaaagtggtacatacaagcaggcacacccagcgtaataaataattgaactttattaaatagtctcactgtacataaagtgcacacattgacttgtatttaattttaaagaacaacaaatctccgaactcttttttttataacataataacgttttaatgctgttgctaaccAACGATGAATAGAATACTTCCTACCGTTAATGTGACTTCTGGTGCTGCATGGATTTGCTGATGGCTTTGTAATCTGGTTCATACGTGGTGAGGTTTAGCTTCATGCAGGCGTTGAGACTTCCATCCGTTAAACGTGAACGTATGTTAGTCTTGATGTGCTTTAGATGTGAGAAAGACTGCTCGCATGCATAGGTAGAGCCAAACATTGTCAGTACAGCAATACCCACACGCTGCAGTGTTTGGTATGTGACAGGAAGTGCATTCCAAGTTTTGACAATCAGCTGGTCTGCATGTTGGAGTTGTTTCATTTCTCTCCACTTGTGTTTGCTTGCCAACTCTGCTTGCTGTCGTGCAAGTTTTTCCAAATCTTCATTAAGTGATTTAAACTTATTCACCCACATGTCTGAAGCCTTCAGGTCAGCAGCTTGTAGCTCAAAATCTCTGAtggagacaccagggatataactcAGGTCAGTGCTGTCCAGTGCACACTCATGTGGATGAGTGATGAACTTAAAAAGACGAGTGTGCTCACGAAATTCTCCAAAGCGCGCTTTGAATGATTGCAGGAGATTGGATGTAAAGCCTGCTAGCTGCTGAATATCAAGATGTTGTGCAGGGTCATTTGCTGTGCATGCATCTTTAAACTCTCCCAGTTTTTCAAAGTGTATTAAACGACCTGTTTCAATGTCTGCGATAAACAGTTCCAGCTTATTTTCAAATGCAAACACAGCTTGTTGAAGCGATAAAACTGTATTACCAACGCCTTGCATTTTCACATTGAGCTGGTTCAGATGTTCAGTCATATCTACAAGATAGAAGAACTTCAGGAGCCACTCAGTGTTGGACAACTCAGGATGGTCAACGTTTTTCATTTCAAGAAAAGTTCGTATTTCACTCAGACAAGCTGCGAAACGGCTGAGCACCTTCCCTCTTGACAGCCAGCGCACGTTGCTGTGCAGAAGCAGACCAGGATAATTATTCCCAACTTCATCCAGGAGTGTTTTAAACTGGCGATCATTTAAAGCACGGGCAACAATAAAGTTGACCACCTGAATGACAAGTGACATCACCTCACCAAGCTGCTCACCCAACATCTGAGCACAAAGTGCCTCCTGATGTAGGATGCAGTGAAAACTAAGGATAGGTCTTTTTTCATGTTCACGAAGAAGCGCTACAAATCCTTTGTTTTTTCCTACCATGCATGGAGCACCATCAGTATACACTGAAATAAGTTTATGCATTGGTAGATTTTTTTCTTTAGTGAACTCAGTGAATGACTTGAACAAATCATCCCCTCTTGTTGTCCCTTTCAGAGGCAAAACAGCAAGACTTTCCTCATGTAACGTGTCACCGACAGCATACCTTGCAATGATGCTGAACTGAGACATATGGCTTACGTCAGTTGATTCATCCAAAGCAAGAGAAAAGAACagagctgtatttatgtcctTCACTTGGGATGCCTCAATCTGATTTGCCATCATGATGGCACGGTCATGAACTGTTCTTGCTGACAGAGGCAGGTCTTTTATCCGTTTGATAATCTTGGCTTTATCCGGaaaatcatcaaaaagttcattggcAACATCAAGCATAAATGTTTTGGCATACTCCCCATCTGTGAATGGTTTTCCGTTTCTGACAATTGCCAAAGCACCAACAAAGCTAGCCGAATTTAAGTCACCTTGTTGGGTCCAAACTCGAAGTTGCTGCTGACTAGCTTGCACTTTGCACAGCAGCTCTTGACAGGCTTTCTTCCTGCTGTCCCCTGCAGGATATTTCGATGCAAATGAAGCATGGCGTGTGTCAAAGTGGCGCTTTATATTTGACCGCTTCATGGATGCAATTTTATCATTGCATATAAGACAAACTGGTGAACCTGCTCTCTCCACAAAGGCAAATTCGTCTGTCCACTCCTGCTGAAAAGTACGATACTCCTCATCCTTCTTTCTTTTAGCCATCTTCTTCACTAACTAGTTATATTCGTTGTGCTCTGCAGCTCCGACTACCGGGTTGATCCCTGCATCTTACGTCACGctgctccctctctctccataGAGGTAAATGGAATCTGCTGGCAGCGTATGCGCACCAGTGGCAGCACGACGTAAGATGCACGGTTCAACGCGGAAGTAAGAGCTGCGGAGCACAACGAATATAAATGGAGGGGGTTATGAAGCTCATGTCTCCTCGGTTCAGCAAGCGCCGAGGAGGCAGAGCCGGCGGCGCATGCGTGCTAGAGTGAAAGTATATGCAGCGATCCCACACAGATACGTCATCGGGTGGAATCGCTGCATTATGGGAGAAGGTAAAAACAGGGGCTAGCGCCCCAATAACATATAGCACGGGCGCCGTTCCTgagcgctttattacagctctgggagacctccagagctgtaaagaagcgctcagaacagatttttgccctgatagtggtcctttaaatcagtttcttatgcccacaagagattaatttaaagcccccaagagtgtaatatgggtggcagatgttttttaaggccatattttttttttttttttgggggggggggctatataatggattatgtgggattattttcaggggtgaagtgggaagggggggttggtgggacacactgtattacacagcccctttattgatgcagctcactgctgctgaccatgaggctgtgtaacaatttccatgttataatgttcacattcaaagcagcagcacagccaggggtttctggaacgtccaagggagacacaagggaggaggcagatgccgcttcactaggggacgcaggtgcgtgcttgcagacggcgcggctatgcagggagttatgggaaatgtagtccatgctccctgccgctcaccactgccgccaatgcttatcaggccatcaaagaactaccaatatcagcgtgcaccgcggcctgatggagcgcggtgcacgggctgatggagcgcggtgcatgcatccttcccatagacaggtaggagccctgtctgcgagccagatacggccatcaaaagagccatatctggctcgcgagccataggttcccgacccctgctctagtgccacctatcggtgactaccctgtaagtccaTGTCCAACCccctaggtggcactagagagtttTATTTCTTCTGGAGgaaagccatttttattttttttccagtgaacATTGCCCTCACGACTACCTAGCAGCTATCAGAACCTTACAAAAGCTGCACCAAAGGCATCTTTCAATCAGAACCCTACCCTGTACTGCCGAGAAGCAACAACTCCGAAACTGTGCTGTCTACAGATGAAGGGCGTCTCCGATTTGGCTATTAACTGGTCATGTTTCAAGACTCTATAAAGGGTTGTACATTAACTTACAGAGTAGTCACCACTAGGTGGCACTAGACAGTATTCTTCCTTCTGGAtgagagctattttatatttgtaGATTATTAGTGGTAGCTTTAGGCTGATACAGCGAAAAATGTCTGCAATTTCTTGGAAGGGGTTTCTAGTTTCATGGGTAGAAACGCACAACAGAGGGTGTTAGAAAGTGTTTTGCTGCATGTGCCTGCAGTATTTATGAACTATAGTGGGAGAATTGGCCAACGTTGCATTATCTTTTGAAATACAAAGGAAACCCAATATTTCCAAGAGCTCTGAGAAAGTACAGTACACCGCCACGATTGTTGGAGGCGCTCTTTTTTCATCCTGGCACCATGTTTTATGAGCACTCTTCATATAAAGCATTGATGAGATTCTCAGACCTAGAGTGGATTTGGTTTAAGTTGGTTACTTCTGCCTGTGTGTCTTTACAGACCAAGAGGTTTTGAAGAAGGGAACCAGTCAGTCTCAAATATGATGAGACCATAGGGAAAGCAAAATTGCAAACAGGAAGGTCTAAGAGTAAGACCAAATCAATTCAAGGTGCAtaagcgagggggggggggggtaggggttAAAGCACTCAATCATTTCTGAATGCATTGACAGGCTTTCCTCTGGCAGCCACCAGGGGATCTGAACGCATTTGTATTCATACAGCGCCTATTGACTTCAGTGGGCACTTTATAAATGATTATGCAGTAAACTCACCCAAGTGGCTGCTCGAGGTAGCCAGAGTTTTATCATTGAATGCTCACGGAGATTAAGGGCTtactcagacgaacgtataagtaGTCtgtgtgacggatgtatttctatggggctgttcacacggccgttgttttaacggactgtgTGCAGGGccagtgaaaaaaataggacatgtcctatttttgtccgttttctatAGGAAAAAGTGGCAGAAAAAGTGTGACACCCAAACCCCCATAAGACGCACCAAAGACGTAGTGTATGTTGTGCTTTACATATTTGGCTATAgattttaatgtaacatctggccgcacacaaaaaaaaaaaaacgcaccacaaaatcgggaaaaaaaacattaaaaaacgtgCGTGAAACTAGCTTATAAAGTACAACACTTCTGCGATAGGCACACAGTACATGGTGTTTTTTATATGGAAATCATGGTTGGCAAACACGAGTTTGATGTATTCCTACAATGGCAGCGATCCAGAGGAAATCTTTGTGCAGCCACCAGTCGGACACATGGCAGCTTCAGCTAATAACGGAGTTCCTGCGGTAATTATGGTTCCCGGCTGAAAACAAATATGTTGTGATAATTGCCATCAAACAAAAAAATGAATCAGCAGTCCGCGTCTGAGAACTGCGTGGCCATTATACTTGTGCCAGTGATTCAGATTGTTCAACCACGGGGTATTAATTATCACACAAACAATCTGCAATGACCAAACTCATATGCTCGAATTGGAGAACTCCACAAAAATATTTAGGAAACTTCCAAAATTCCGTGGGGAAGGTTGAATAGGAGAACACAAGGCAGCGATGAGCATTAATACTGGCAGGGAGTCCGGATGCTGCTAGAAACACTGAAATGACATTTCCTCTAAGGTCTTGTTCACATACGTTCTATTGAACATCTGTCATTTTGTAAGTTTCATCATTTGCTCCTCTCTGGAGTATTCAGTTAGATTATTACATTTAGGGAAAGTTCACATGTAACAAATTTGTTGCGGAAATATACTGAAGCAAATCTAGCTGCGGATTTTAGTGCAGATTCTAGTTTCAATGTGGAAATTCCGGAATAAATATGCTAACACTTCGCAGtaaaaattgacatgttgcggataaaaaaaaaaaacacaaaaacaaaaaacgcaacaCAGGCCAATTTCCATATGGAAAGTTTCTGCATCATGTAGATTTGtacacatctcatccacttttagggtatgttcacacggcttactttcggacgtttttttgggccgtaacctgtcaaaaaattggaagcagaacgcctccaaacatctgcccatcgattTGAATGGGATAAGCGGCGCTCTGtcccgacggggtgttttttttatatgcggCAGCTTTgaaaaacagcgcgtaaaaagacgcctcatAAAAAGTagcgcatgtcatttcttgagacgtttttggagcggtttttcatggactctatagaaaacccAGCTCCAAGAACTGCGGGTAAAAAACAcgaatttgcttaaaaaacttctgatcatcaggagcggttttcccttgaaaacagctccgtatttgcatacctttttttctaagg is from Rhinoderma darwinii isolate aRhiDar2 chromosome 5, aRhiDar2.hap1, whole genome shotgun sequence and encodes:
- the LOC142652601 gene encoding general transcription factor II-I repeat domain-containing protein 2-like, coding for MAKRKKDEEYRTFQQEWTDEFAFVERAGSPVCLICNDKIASMKRSNIKRHFDTRHASFASKYPAGDSRKKACQELLCKVQASQQQLRVWTQQGDLNSASFVGALAIVRNGKPFTDGEYAKTFMLDVANELFDDFPDKAKIIKRIKDLPLSARTVHDRAIMMANQIEASQVKDINTALFFSLALDESTDVSHMSQFSIIARYAVGDTLHEESLAVLPLKGTTRGDDLFKSFTEFTKEKNLPMHKLISVYTDGAPCMVGKNKGFVALLREHEKRPILSFHCILHQEALCAQMLGEQLGEVMSLVIQVVNFIVARALNDRQFKTLLDEVGNNYPGLLLHSNVRWLSRGKVLSRFAACLSEIRTFLEMKNVDHPELSNTEWLLKFFYLVDMTEHLNQLNVKMQGVGNTVLSLQQAVFAFENKLELFIADIETGRLIHFEKLGEFKDACTANDPAQHLDIQQLAGFTSNLLQSFKARFGEFQILSYKLLT